The window AAAACTCAGTCCGAACACCCGCACCCGACCTTGACGTGGCTCGGCAGCCGGGCTTTTGACATTTTCTAAAGAGGCACACCCATGAGCACAACACCCCAAGACCTGACGCAGTCCCCAGCCCACGAACTGCTCGCCCTGTACCGCAGCGGCCAGGCCTCACCGGTCGAAGTCACCCGGGCGGTGCTCTCGCGCATCGAACGTGTCAACCCACAAATCAACGCCTTTTGTCTGGTGGACGAAAAAGCCGCCATGGCCAGCGCCCAGGCCAGCGAAGCCCGTTGGCAAGCGCACCGCCAGCAAGGCACGCCCGTGGGCGCATTGGACGGTGTGCCCACCTCCATCAAAGACCTGATCCTGACGCAAGGCTGGCCCACCCTGCGCGGCAGCCGCACCATCGACCCGAACCAGCCCTGGGATGTGGATGCTCCGGCCACCGCCCGCCTGCGCGAAGCGGGCGCGGTCTTGCTGGGCAAAACCACCACGCCCGAGTTTGGTTGCAAGGGCGAGACCAATTCACCCGCCACCGGCATCACGCGTAACCCCTGGAACCTGAACCACACCCCGGGCGGCTCCTCGGGCGGTACAGCCGCTGCCGTGGCGGCGGGCCTCGGGCCCATTGGCGTGGGCACCGACGGCGCGGGCAGCGTGCGCATTCCGGCGGCCTTTTGTGGCAACGTGGGCCTCAAACCCAGCTTTGGCCGCGTGCCCGCCTACCCTTTGTCGCCCTTTGGCACGGTGGCCCACCTGGGCCCGCACACCATGAGCGTGCGCGACGCCGCCTTGATGACCAACGTGCTCAAGCAACCCGATGCCCGCGACTGGACATCGCTGCCCCCCGACGCGAGCGACTACACCATAGGTCTGGAAGACGGCATCCGCGGCCTCAAGATCGCCTACTCGCCCACCTTGGGTTATGCGCAGAACGTGGACCCCGAAATCGCCGCTGCAGTGCATGCCGCTGTGCAGCAGCTTCAGGCCTTGGGTGCCCATGTGGAGCAGGTTGACCCGGGTTTCGAAGACCCCTTGGAGATCACCACGGGGCTTTGGTTTTTGGGCGCCTACACCGTCTGGAAAGGCCTAAGCGCCGAGCAGCAGGCCGTGGCCGACCCCGACTTCAAAGCCGAGGCCGAGTTCGGTGCGCAACTGAGTGCCTTGCAAATCCAACAACTCAACCAACGCCGTGGCGTCTTGGGCTCGCACATGCGCCAGTTCATGCAGCGCTACGACCTGCTGGTCACCCCAGCGGTTGCCATTCCGGCTTTTGAGGCGCGTGCGGCCGGCACCGTGGCCATGAACCCAGTGTCCATGCTCGGCTGGACGCCGTTCAGCTACCCCTTCAACCTCACCCAGCAACCTGCTATTACCGTGCCCTGTGGCCAGACCCGCAGCGGCTTGCCCATGGGCCTTCAGATCGTGGGCCCCATGTTTGGCGACGCCTTGGTGCTGCGTGCCGCCCGGGCTTACGAGTCGGCCATGCCTGTGGCTCGCCCGAACTTATGATGAGCTGAGCCCCCAACGCGGCCACAAAATTTGGCCCCAAGACCTTGGTCGGTGAATTGACTTATTGAATACTTTTGGTATAAATAAAAGCTTTCTCATCGGATCAAGTCCTCTTGGAGTGCGTATGCAATTGATTTGGGTAGCAGGTCCAGCGGACAAGGTGGTCACTTTTTCCATCACCACCCGAACCGTGTTGACCGCCTTGGCCGCCGTGTCGAGTTTTCTGGTGCTTCTGGGTTTTTTGTTCCACTTGATCGGCTTGAGGGTGGCGGTTGAATATGTGCCCGAGTTGGCCCACCGCATGGGCGGCGTGACCAGCCAAAGCGAGCAGCAAAGAGTTGAAGCCATCTACCGGGAGAAACTCGAACTTCTGAACCACCACCTGAGCGGTGTGTCTGAGCGCCTGCACGAAATCGAGGCCATCAAAGACAAAGTTTTGGGGCGTTTGGGGATTGAAAAATTGCTGCCCGCCTCAGGCCCCACTGTGCGCGAACCCTCAGCCGGCA is drawn from Limnohabitans sp. 63ED37-2 and contains these coding sequences:
- a CDS encoding amidase, producing MSTTPQDLTQSPAHELLALYRSGQASPVEVTRAVLSRIERVNPQINAFCLVDEKAAMASAQASEARWQAHRQQGTPVGALDGVPTSIKDLILTQGWPTLRGSRTIDPNQPWDVDAPATARLREAGAVLLGKTTTPEFGCKGETNSPATGITRNPWNLNHTPGGSSGGTAAAVAAGLGPIGVGTDGAGSVRIPAAFCGNVGLKPSFGRVPAYPLSPFGTVAHLGPHTMSVRDAALMTNVLKQPDARDWTSLPPDASDYTIGLEDGIRGLKIAYSPTLGYAQNVDPEIAAAVHAAVQQLQALGAHVEQVDPGFEDPLEITTGLWFLGAYTVWKGLSAEQQAVADPDFKAEAEFGAQLSALQIQQLNQRRGVLGSHMRQFMQRYDLLVTPAVAIPAFEARAAGTVAMNPVSMLGWTPFSYPFNLTQQPAITVPCGQTRSGLPMGLQIVGPMFGDALVLRAARAYESAMPVARPNL